From a region of the Sinorhizobium sp. B11 genome:
- a CDS encoding chemotaxis protein CheW: protein MSTATAEKFDKHWNYAEEVEVLTFDLNGETFALEAVIVQEILDLLPETAVPGAQPFVASVINFRGKVIPLADLRLAFGMEASEATIDSRIIVIEVDLQGEQTLVGIRTDKVNEVTTLTKNASEPPPSVGMRWRADYINCLVKRGGEFIILPNLQAIFSSRHETAGAVN from the coding sequence ATGAGCACAGCAACAGCCGAAAAATTCGACAAGCACTGGAACTACGCTGAAGAAGTCGAGGTTCTGACCTTCGATCTCAATGGCGAAACCTTCGCTCTGGAAGCAGTCATCGTACAGGAAATCCTGGATCTGCTTCCCGAGACCGCAGTACCGGGCGCCCAGCCTTTCGTTGCCAGCGTCATCAACTTTCGCGGCAAGGTGATTCCGCTTGCCGATCTTCGCCTCGCCTTCGGGATGGAGGCTTCGGAAGCGACAATAGACAGCCGCATCATCGTCATCGAGGTCGATCTGCAGGGGGAGCAGACACTCGTCGGTATCCGCACCGACAAGGTGAACGAGGTGACGACGCTGACGAAAAACGCCAGCGAGCCGCCGCCGAGCGTGGGTATGCGCTGGCGCGCGGATTACATCAACTGCCTGGTCAAGAGGGGTGGTGAGTTCATCATCCTCCCGAATTTGCAGGCGATTTTCTCATCGAGGCATGAGACGGCGGGGGCCGTCAACTAG
- a CDS encoding chemotaxis protein CheA, with translation MSSLDPVAVFRTEAAECLEAIEAGLLDLNHDLENRDLVDAVFRGLHTLKGSGAMFGFEALAAFTHHCETAFDRVRKGEVPATAELVAAVLAAQDHMRALVEQPDADHGDTGHKLLAQLQAAVGGKAEAKEATVPVAAAPVVAAPVKKKTTWRIRFSLPANSMANGTNPLGLLDELRDLGECTVRANRSGIPLLNDLVPTELHVSWDVVLTSEQDRSAIDDVFIFVMDDMELDVQEIAGPQTATAEAKKDLTPAAAAAAAVAPVPAAAPEFRPVEAVPVKREAAAPVQAAAQAKAQENVRVPAERLDELMDRVGELVIAQSRLSQLASSSSDIALRSVSEEIERLSGELRDTMMVLRMVPVGTLFSRFRRLVHDLARETGKVIELVTEGETTEVDKTVIERLADPLVHLVRNSIDHGLEPPAERLGAGKTEAGTVTLAAHQSGGEVIISIKDDGRGINRDRVRAKAESSGLIAPGQPLSDQELLQLIFAPGFSTAAAITNLSGRGVGMDVVKKTVEALRGTIDIVSLPGQGSEVSLRIPLTLAIIDGLLVRVGSGRYVIPLSAVEECLELSLEEDLRSRGRSFISLRDSLVPFLRLRDLFRTGTKPDVHQKVVVISTGTERVGLVVDQIIGDHQTVIKSMSKLHNDVATFSGATILGDGSVALILDVGHLVAAGQQQEAQLRVAG, from the coding sequence ATGAGCTCGCTTGATCCAGTCGCAGTCTTCCGAACCGAAGCGGCCGAATGCCTCGAGGCGATCGAAGCCGGCCTTCTCGACCTTAATCACGACCTCGAAAACAGGGATCTCGTCGACGCCGTCTTCCGCGGCCTCCATACGTTGAAGGGTTCGGGTGCCATGTTTGGCTTCGAGGCGCTTGCGGCTTTCACGCATCATTGCGAAACGGCCTTCGACCGTGTTCGCAAGGGCGAGGTGCCGGCAACCGCCGAGCTCGTCGCCGCCGTTCTTGCGGCGCAGGATCATATGCGCGCCCTTGTCGAGCAACCCGATGCCGATCATGGTGATACCGGTCACAAGCTGCTTGCCCAGCTCCAGGCAGCGGTCGGCGGCAAGGCGGAGGCCAAAGAGGCCACAGTGCCTGTGGCTGCAGCACCTGTCGTCGCCGCTCCCGTCAAGAAGAAAACGACGTGGCGCATCCGTTTCAGCCTTCCGGCGAATTCCATGGCCAACGGCACCAACCCGCTCGGCCTTCTGGATGAATTGCGCGATCTTGGCGAATGTACCGTCCGCGCAAACAGATCGGGCATTCCGCTACTCAACGATCTGGTCCCGACAGAGCTTCACGTTTCCTGGGACGTCGTTCTGACGAGCGAACAGGACCGTTCCGCCATCGACGACGTCTTTATCTTCGTCATGGATGACATGGAGCTCGATGTTCAGGAAATCGCCGGTCCGCAGACCGCAACGGCCGAAGCAAAGAAAGACCTAACTCCTGCCGCAGCTGCCGCAGCAGCTGTCGCTCCAGTGCCCGCCGCTGCTCCGGAATTCCGCCCCGTCGAGGCGGTTCCGGTGAAGCGCGAGGCGGCAGCTCCTGTTCAGGCGGCAGCCCAGGCGAAAGCGCAGGAAAACGTCCGCGTTCCGGCCGAACGCCTGGACGAACTGATGGACCGCGTCGGCGAGCTCGTCATTGCCCAGTCGCGCCTTAGTCAGCTGGCAAGCTCCAGCTCGGATATAGCGCTACGCTCGGTTTCGGAAGAAATCGAACGTCTCTCCGGCGAGCTGCGCGACACGATGATGGTGTTGCGCATGGTGCCGGTCGGGACACTCTTCTCGCGCTTCCGCCGTCTCGTCCACGATCTCGCCCGCGAAACTGGCAAGGTGATCGAGCTCGTTACCGAAGGTGAGACCACCGAAGTCGACAAGACCGTCATCGAGCGTCTGGCCGATCCGCTGGTCCACCTCGTCCGCAATTCGATAGACCACGGTCTCGAGCCGCCGGCCGAGCGCCTTGGCGCCGGCAAGACCGAAGCCGGCACGGTGACGCTTGCTGCCCACCAGTCCGGCGGCGAGGTCATCATCTCCATCAAGGATGACGGCCGTGGCATCAACCGTGACCGCGTTCGCGCCAAAGCGGAATCCTCCGGCCTCATCGCGCCCGGCCAGCCGCTTTCCGATCAGGAGCTGCTGCAGCTCATCTTCGCTCCCGGCTTCTCGACCGCAGCGGCGATCACCAATCTGTCCGGTCGCGGTGTCGGCATGGACGTCGTCAAGAAGACGGTCGAGGCGCTGCGCGGCACGATCGACATCGTCAGCCTGCCCGGGCAAGGCTCGGAAGTCTCTCTCCGCATTCCGCTGACGCTCGCCATCATCGACGGTCTTCTGGTGCGAGTGGGTTCCGGCCGCTACGTCATCCCGCTCTCGGCGGTCGAGGAATGCCTCGAACTGTCGCTGGAAGAAGATCTCCGCTCGCGCGGCCGCTCCTTCATCTCGCTGCGCGACAGCCTGGTTCCGTTCCTCAGGCTTCGCGATCTCTTCCGCACAGGCACCAAGCCGGACGTCCACCAGAAAGTGGTCGTCATCTCGACGGGCACCGAACGTGTCGGTCTGGTGGTCGACCAGATCATCGGCGACCACCAGACGGTCATCAAGTCGATGTCGAAACTGCACAACGACGTGGCGACCTTCTCCGGCGCCACCATTCTCGGCGACGGCAGCGTCGCTCTCATTCTTGACGTCGGGCATCTCGTTGCCGCGGGTCAGCAACAGGAGGCGCAATTGCGCGTGGCAGGATGA
- a CDS encoding response regulator: protein MSANILTVDDSASIRLTTKVTLTNAGYTVTEAVNGAEGLATAKSGNFDLIVTDLNMPVMDGLTMIEELRKLPAQAGVPIIFLTTESDADLKARAKAAGATGWLTKPFDPENLVKIVKKVLGR, encoded by the coding sequence ATGAGCGCAAACATCCTGACCGTCGACGATTCTGCCAGCATCCGGCTGACCACCAAGGTCACGCTGACCAATGCAGGTTACACCGTCACCGAAGCCGTCAATGGCGCCGAGGGTCTGGCAACCGCCAAGAGCGGCAATTTCGACCTGATCGTCACCGACCTCAACATGCCCGTCATGGATGGGCTGACGATGATCGAGGAATTGCGCAAGCTGCCCGCCCAGGCCGGCGTGCCGATCATCTTCCTGACGACGGAATCCGATGCGGACCTCAAGGCCCGTGCCAAGGCCGCCGGTGCCACCGGCTGGCTCACCAAGCCGTTCGATCCGGAAAACCTCGTGAAGATCGTGAAGAAGGTTCTCGGCAGATGA
- a CDS encoding STAS domain-containing protein: MDTQAKYFESISLPETLSIRNASEVYAKIIDRFRDNNSIAVSLPENAEADLSFLQLIESARRQAKAEGKTFTLSAPASGSLLKVLERAGFMEVFDQEDQRFWLHKEVTL, translated from the coding sequence TTGGATACTCAGGCAAAATATTTCGAATCTATATCCCTTCCGGAAACTCTGAGCATTCGTAATGCTTCGGAAGTATATGCGAAGATTATTGATCGTTTTCGCGACAATAATAGTATTGCCGTAAGTCTTCCCGAAAACGCGGAGGCGGATCTGAGTTTTCTTCAGCTCATCGAATCCGCCCGTCGTCAGGCCAAGGCCGAAGGCAAGACTTTTACCCTTTCAGCTCCGGCCAGCGGTTCGCTTCTCAAGGTTCTTGAACGCGCCGGATTTATGGAAGTCTTCGATCAAGAAGACCAGAGGTTCTGGTTGCATAAAGAGGTGACATTATGA
- a CDS encoding chemotaxis protein, with protein MTNATASAQTAFLASGSDISQTLESARAQVEERFLEGGTVLLSVMDVLNRLLTSLDQITKALDNNEASDTSADLNATVQNLIELPGSEEKRQQALTALAQTGSELHRHVADMQETMRYLRTFAVTVKITGAGLAEFAGFAQEILERIYSGTDEVNRFATHLDSLQKEVKLALSFGNNLSKSYADTVPAVARALKDDAKKIADHRQSLGTIARDVGAIARGVQGKVASTLSALQIGDITRQRIEHVQSTFSLLEDFLASEDGAKLDADGRKRLQNVIHHLTAAQMAEMCTDFQRDSRNVVKTIASFSQDTQEILRLRDQMSGQSDGSGGNFMRALESSVSAAHEIVKQVDVASRQADQVSQSTIGTAATLLQSIEAIRAVKTDIHYMALNTNLRCSRLGEEGKSINVVTAELRIFAGKLDDSADAIVNGLPALEASAGRVAPAAGSRNGGLAESLTSAVGTIRSAANLMEDELKVLAEHGREVATKINLLIGKLDFQHDLGDVLARCADVLETVAGDQIADISDIAEAIGPLDRKIFKLYTMVQERNVHRNIIPANEETTTMAPAEPAKAQSDEDLFEDALF; from the coding sequence GTGACAAACGCGACGGCATCGGCACAGACTGCATTTTTGGCATCAGGTTCGGATATCAGCCAGACCCTGGAGTCGGCCCGCGCCCAGGTGGAGGAACGCTTCCTCGAAGGTGGTACAGTCCTGCTTTCAGTGATGGATGTCCTCAATCGTCTGTTGACGTCACTGGACCAGATCACCAAGGCGCTGGACAACAATGAAGCGAGTGACACCAGCGCCGATCTCAATGCGACGGTCCAGAACCTGATCGAGCTTCCGGGCTCTGAGGAAAAACGCCAGCAGGCTCTGACGGCACTTGCCCAGACCGGCTCGGAACTGCACCGGCATGTCGCTGATATGCAGGAGACGATGCGCTACCTGCGCACCTTCGCAGTGACGGTAAAGATAACGGGTGCGGGCCTCGCCGAATTTGCAGGCTTCGCTCAGGAAATCCTTGAGCGCATCTATTCAGGGACAGACGAAGTCAACCGCTTCGCCACCCATCTCGACAGCCTCCAGAAGGAGGTCAAGCTCGCCCTCTCCTTCGGCAACAATCTTTCCAAGAGCTACGCCGACACCGTTCCGGCAGTCGCCAGGGCGCTGAAGGATGACGCAAAGAAGATTGCCGACCACCGCCAGAGCCTCGGCACCATCGCCCGCGATGTAGGCGCAATCGCCCGTGGCGTGCAGGGGAAGGTCGCCTCCACTCTTTCGGCGCTGCAGATCGGCGATATCACTCGCCAGCGCATCGAACATGTGCAGAGCACCTTCTCGCTGCTGGAGGATTTCCTCGCAAGCGAAGACGGCGCTAAGCTCGATGCCGATGGACGCAAGCGCCTGCAGAACGTCATTCATCACCTGACAGCCGCGCAGATGGCTGAGATGTGCACCGACTTCCAGCGGGATTCCCGTAATGTCGTAAAGACCATCGCAAGCTTCAGCCAGGATACGCAGGAAATTCTGAGATTGCGCGACCAGATGAGCGGTCAGAGCGACGGCAGCGGTGGGAACTTCATGCGCGCGCTGGAATCGAGCGTCTCCGCCGCTCACGAGATCGTCAAGCAGGTCGATGTGGCAAGCCGTCAAGCCGACCAGGTCAGCCAGTCGACGATCGGCACCGCCGCAACGCTTCTGCAGTCCATCGAGGCGATCCGCGCGGTCAAGACCGATATCCATTACATGGCGCTCAATACCAACCTGCGCTGCAGCCGTCTCGGCGAAGAAGGCAAGTCGATCAACGTAGTCACCGCCGAATTGCGCATCTTTGCCGGCAAGCTGGATGATTCAGCCGATGCCATCGTCAATGGCCTGCCTGCGCTCGAAGCCTCGGCGGGGCGCGTTGCCCCCGCCGCCGGCTCCAGGAACGGCGGCCTTGCCGAAAGCCTCACCTCGGCCGTCGGCACGATCCGCTCCGCGGCCAACCTGATGGAAGACGAACTCAAAGTCCTTGCCGAACATGGCCGCGAGGTCGCGACCAAGATCAACCTGCTGATCGGCAAACTCGATTTCCAGCATGATCTCGGTGACGTGCTTGCCCGCTGCGCCGACGTGCTGGAAACCGTGGCCGGCGACCAGATCGCCGATATTTCCGACATTGCCGAAGCAATTGGCCCGCTCGACCGCAAGATCTTCAAGCTCTACACGATGGTGCAGGAACGCAATGTCCATCGCAACATCATTCCCGCCAACGAGGAAACAACAACAATGGCGCCTGCCGAGCCCGCCAAAGCCCAGAGCGACGAGGACTTGTTCGAGGACGCTCTCTTTTAG
- a CDS encoding sel1 repeat family protein, with amino-acid sequence MPIPARFSRCALFCIAALLAARTEFAQAQANETVNGRSPTPSQTFRTDRPQPPQGIEPSDGVGVFDRMGAKLPDLPPEKPYTGAIDEAFGAYQRGYYLTAMDRALPRAQLGDPAAQTLIAEILSQGLGVKRDMKNAAFWYGKAAEGGDPTAMFKYALLLMEGNNVTRDKAKADEYMRKAADGGNSSAEFNWGQTLVADNPGDKGLKLALPYYEKAAEQGIADAQYAVAQIYQQVPDLPEDKKQLAREWMARAARAGFDTAQLDMGIWLINGVGGPKDYVRGFEWMKLAANRGNVAAQNKLAHLYVNAIGTAPDPVEAAKWYVLSRRAGLSDPSLEDFYLGIEDDQQKAAIEAANKFRRIN; translated from the coding sequence ATGCCGATCCCCGCCCGCTTTTCGAGATGCGCTCTCTTTTGTATAGCCGCCTTATTGGCGGCTCGGACGGAGTTTGCGCAGGCACAGGCGAATGAAACCGTCAACGGGCGCTCGCCAACGCCAAGCCAGACATTCCGTACGGACCGACCGCAGCCCCCGCAGGGTATCGAGCCGTCTGACGGCGTCGGGGTTTTCGATCGAATGGGTGCGAAGCTGCCCGATCTGCCACCTGAAAAGCCATATACGGGTGCGATCGACGAGGCGTTCGGCGCCTATCAGCGTGGCTACTATCTGACCGCCATGGACAGGGCGCTGCCGCGGGCACAGCTCGGCGATCCGGCGGCCCAGACGCTGATCGCCGAAATCCTGTCGCAGGGCCTCGGTGTCAAGCGGGACATGAAGAACGCTGCCTTCTGGTATGGCAAGGCGGCAGAGGGCGGCGATCCGACCGCCATGTTCAAATATGCCTTGCTCCTGATGGAGGGCAACAATGTCACGCGCGACAAGGCGAAGGCCGACGAATATATGCGCAAGGCGGCAGATGGCGGAAATTCGTCAGCCGAATTCAACTGGGGCCAAACGCTCGTTGCCGACAATCCCGGGGACAAGGGATTGAAGCTTGCTCTGCCTTATTATGAAAAGGCAGCAGAGCAGGGCATCGCAGACGCGCAATATGCGGTAGCGCAGATCTACCAGCAGGTGCCCGACCTGCCCGAAGACAAGAAGCAACTGGCACGCGAATGGATGGCGCGCGCGGCGCGGGCGGGCTTCGATACGGCTCAGCTCGACATGGGTATCTGGCTGATCAACGGCGTCGGTGGGCCGAAGGATTACGTGCGTGGCTTCGAATGGATGAAGCTTGCGGCCAACCGGGGCAATGTCGCTGCGCAGAACAAGCTCGCACATCTTTACGTCAATGCAATCGGCACGGCACCCGATCCGGTCGAGGCGGCCAAGTGGTACGTCCTGTCACGGCGTGCAGGATTGAGCGATCCCTCGCTTGAGGATTTCTATCTCGGCATCGAAGACGACCAGCAGAAGGCGGCGATCGAAGCGGCGAACAAGTTCCGCCGCATCAATTGA
- a CDS encoding thiamine phosphate synthase, translated as MTEPENRCRLVLVLPDIADADERAKIVADALKGGDVASVILPQYGLDDGAFQKHAEKLVPIIQGAGAAALIAGDSRVVGRAKADGLHITGPASEIADAIDRYADKLIVGGGNAADRHTALEVGEERPDYIFFGKLDGDIKPEAHPKNLALAEWWASMIEIPCIVMGGTDPASALAVAQTGAEFVAMRLGVFAEPAQAPSIVAQINALLDEKAPRFED; from the coding sequence ATGACCGAACCGGAAAACCGCTGCCGCCTTGTTCTCGTTCTGCCCGATATCGCCGATGCCGATGAGCGGGCGAAGATCGTCGCCGATGCGCTGAAAGGCGGTGATGTCGCGTCCGTTATCCTGCCGCAATACGGTCTTGACGATGGCGCCTTCCAGAAGCATGCGGAAAAGCTCGTTCCCATTATTCAGGGTGCGGGTGCCGCGGCGCTGATTGCCGGCGACAGCCGCGTCGTCGGCCGCGCGAAGGCCGATGGCCTGCACATCACCGGACCGGCAAGCGAGATTGCCGATGCAATCGATCGTTATGCGGACAAGCTGATCGTCGGCGGCGGCAATGCCGCCGACCGGCATACGGCGCTGGAAGTCGGCGAGGAGCGGCCGGATTACATCTTCTTCGGCAAGCTCGACGGCGACATCAAGCCGGAGGCGCATCCGAAGAACCTGGCGCTTGCCGAGTGGTGGGCGTCGATGATCGAAATCCCGTGCATCGTGATGGGCGGCACTGATCCGGCCTCCGCCCTCGCGGTTGCGCAGACCGGGGCAGAGTTCGTGGCGATGCGCCTGGGCGTATTCGCCGAGCCGGCTCAGGCGCCCTCGATCGTGGCTCAGATCAATGCCCTGCTTGACGAAAAAGCGCCACGGTTTGAGGATTGA
- a CDS encoding sulfite exporter TauE/SafE family protein — protein sequence MPQDLSFYYAAIPAVILVGLAKGGMGDALSLIGLPFLALVVAPVEAAAILLPILVFMDMISLAIWRQHGDWTTLKIMLPGAILGITFGWATSALVPGSVLRVLIGAVTVAFCLRYFWNNFGPGKGIVIPPRPQRPVLASLWGTFSGYGSFVAHAGGAPFQIYALPLKLPPREFTGTSVRFFAILNAIKLVPYFALGQLDTRNLLTSATLVPFAPLATMAGAWCVRRMKPQIFYPFMYAMALIAAFLILREGVLG from the coding sequence ATGCCGCAAGATCTGTCATTCTACTACGCCGCAATCCCGGCTGTCATTCTCGTCGGGCTTGCCAAAGGCGGGATGGGCGACGCTTTGTCGCTGATCGGCCTTCCCTTTCTCGCCCTCGTCGTCGCTCCCGTCGAAGCCGCCGCGATCCTGCTTCCCATCCTCGTCTTCATGGACATGATCTCGCTGGCGATCTGGCGCCAGCATGGCGACTGGACGACGCTGAAGATCATGCTGCCCGGCGCTATTCTCGGCATCACCTTCGGCTGGGCGACCTCCGCTCTCGTGCCAGGCAGCGTATTGCGCGTTCTCATCGGTGCCGTCACGGTGGCCTTCTGCCTGCGTTACTTCTGGAATAATTTCGGCCCCGGCAAGGGAATAGTCATCCCACCGCGTCCCCAACGCCCGGTACTGGCAAGCCTCTGGGGCACGTTTTCCGGCTATGGCAGCTTCGTCGCCCATGCCGGCGGCGCACCATTCCAGATTTATGCCCTGCCGCTCAAGCTGCCGCCACGCGAATTCACCGGCACCAGCGTACGCTTCTTCGCCATTCTGAACGCCATAAAACTTGTTCCTTATTTCGCGCTCGGCCAACTCGACACCCGCAATCTTCTGACCTCAGCCACGCTTGTGCCCTTCGCTCCGCTGGCAACGATGGCCGGCGCATGGTGTGTACGTCGCATGAAGCCGCAGATATTCTACCCTTTTATGTATGCTATGGCGCTGATCGCTGCCTTCCTGATCTTGCGCGAAGGGGTGCTTGGATAG
- a CDS encoding metalloregulator ArsR/SmtB family transcription factor: protein MSNTDPFSAIADPNRRFLLEELRRAPKTVNELAEGLPISRPAVSQHLKALLESNLVSVTSEGTRRIYTVNNRGFDKLNLWLDQFWA from the coding sequence ATGTCGAACACGGACCCCTTCTCTGCGATTGCCGATCCGAACCGGCGGTTCTTGCTGGAGGAATTGCGGCGCGCTCCAAAGACGGTCAATGAGCTTGCCGAGGGTCTGCCGATCAGCCGTCCCGCCGTGTCACAGCACCTGAAGGCATTGCTCGAAAGCAACCTTGTTTCCGTGACCTCGGAAGGAACGAGGCGCATCTACACGGTCAACAACCGTGGTTTCGACAAACTCAATCTCTGGCTGGATCAGTTCTGGGCCTGA
- a CDS encoding DUF465 domain-containing protein, with amino-acid sequence MTVQAHLESLQKKHVALEEELHALRTSPSISDTELAECKRRKLRIKDEIERLKSSVH; translated from the coding sequence ATGACTGTTCAAGCTCATCTTGAATCGCTCCAGAAAAAGCATGTCGCTCTCGAGGAGGAGTTGCATGCCCTGAGAACATCTCCCTCTATTTCCGATACTGAACTTGCCGAATGCAAGCGCCGTAAGCTGCGCATCAAGGACGAGATCGAGCGTCTCAAGTCATCCGTCCATTGA
- a CDS encoding DUF465 domain-containing protein — protein MADQEQAEIRLMAARLRQEHEDYDAAINAMIETGCDALRIQRMKKKKLVIKDKLSKLEDQIIPDIIA, from the coding sequence ATGGCCGATCAGGAACAGGCGGAAATCAGGCTCATGGCGGCGCGTCTGCGTCAGGAGCACGAGGATTACGATGCCGCGATCAACGCCATGATTGAGACGGGCTGCGACGCCCTCCGCATCCAGCGCATGAAAAAGAAGAAGCTGGTCATCAAGGACAAGCTCTCCAAGCTGGAAGACCAGATCATCCCTGACATCATCGCCTGA
- the purE gene encoding 5-(carboxyamino)imidazole ribonucleotide mutase: protein MTDRPPVAIIMGSQSDWETMKNAADTLEALEIEYDARIISAHRTPDRLVTFAKGARAEGFKIIIAGAGGAAHLPGMTAAMTPLPVFGVPVQSKTMSGQDSLLSIVQMPGGIPVGTLAIGKAGAINAALLAAAVLALSDDEIAERLDEWRERQSASVAEYPMDDL from the coding sequence ATAACAGACAGACCGCCAGTCGCCATCATCATGGGCAGCCAGTCCGACTGGGAGACCATGAAGAATGCTGCCGATACGCTGGAGGCGCTGGAAATCGAGTATGATGCACGCATCATCTCTGCTCATCGTACACCTGACCGGCTCGTGACGTTTGCCAAGGGCGCGCGCGCCGAGGGCTTCAAGATCATCATCGCGGGCGCTGGCGGCGCGGCTCACCTTCCGGGCATGACGGCGGCCATGACGCCGCTGCCGGTTTTCGGTGTGCCTGTGCAGTCCAAGACCATGTCCGGCCAGGACAGCCTGTTGTCCATCGTCCAGATGCCGGGCGGCATCCCCGTCGGCACGCTTGCCATCGGCAAGGCCGGTGCGATCAATGCGGCCCTTCTTGCCGCTGCCGTGCTCGCCCTTTCCGACGACGAGATCGCCGAGCGCCTCGACGAATGGCGCGAGCGCCAGAGCGCCTCCGTCGCCGAATATCCGATGGACGATCTCTGA